A window of Pusillimonas sp. T7-7 contains these coding sequences:
- a CDS encoding zinc-ribbon and DUF3426 domain-containing protein: MDLTTRCPECGTTFSASLAQLQLRKGYIRCINCAHIFDGFDAVVSSDAAAARSMQEPSAQQDMSAPQETPVHREPSMPMPRVLRQRPAANNEPEHHITPAAPSRGPAFTISAEAGRQTPGPAREPAFRLGTDNVRVKPEPTVGAARLEAVEPVVHDAASGSGLSSSQVYVEPRNAAKPIPEDRVRSTDFVGHDASAGGLGRLLWRLLVLLGLLLLLAQLAYVYRAQIANNVAALRPVLERACVPLECKIPYARQIDQISIMSSSLRSGTGAAVGSAQADQATAQGQAAPPMLLQLTMRNTYDKPQEWPTLVLDLTDLSGTRVVRKNLPPESYLPAEALSQPFKAGSEISVSVPIILKDVKANGYQLDKFFE; this comes from the coding sequence ATGGATCTGACTACGCGCTGCCCTGAATGCGGCACAACGTTTTCCGCAAGCCTTGCACAACTTCAGTTGCGCAAGGGCTATATACGCTGCATCAATTGCGCTCATATTTTTGATGGCTTCGATGCGGTGGTATCTTCGGATGCCGCCGCTGCCCGATCCATGCAAGAACCGTCTGCGCAACAGGATATGTCTGCGCCGCAAGAAACACCTGTGCACCGTGAACCCTCGATGCCCATGCCCCGCGTACTAAGACAAAGGCCTGCCGCCAACAATGAGCCGGAGCATCACATCACTCCTGCCGCGCCGAGCCGAGGTCCTGCGTTCACCATCTCTGCTGAAGCAGGCAGGCAGACGCCAGGCCCAGCCCGGGAACCAGCCTTCCGCTTGGGCACAGACAATGTTCGAGTCAAGCCTGAGCCCACCGTGGGTGCGGCTCGCCTTGAGGCTGTGGAACCCGTTGTTCACGATGCGGCCTCGGGCAGTGGCTTGAGTTCATCCCAGGTCTATGTCGAGCCCCGGAATGCAGCTAAGCCAATACCTGAAGACAGGGTACGCAGTACCGATTTTGTAGGCCATGATGCCTCGGCAGGCGGCTTGGGCCGGTTGTTGTGGCGTCTGCTGGTTTTGCTGGGCCTGCTGCTTTTGCTGGCGCAATTGGCCTATGTGTATCGTGCGCAAATAGCAAATAATGTCGCTGCTTTACGTCCTGTGCTGGAACGCGCCTGCGTGCCACTGGAATGCAAGATTCCCTATGCACGGCAAATAGACCAAATTTCCATCATGAGTTCTTCCTTGCGGTCGGGTACCGGAGCCGCTGTGGGATCGGCCCAGGCTGATCAGGCTACCGCCCAAGGGCAGGCAGCCCCCCCGATGTTGTTGCAGCTGACCATGCGCAATACCTACGATAAACCGCAAGAGTGGCCCACGCTGGTGCTGGACCTTACCGACTTGTCTGGTACGCGCGTCGTCAGGAAGAACCTGCCGCCTGAAAGCTATTTGCCTGCCGAAGCCTTGAGCCAGCCGTTCAAGGCAGGTAGCGAAATCTCTGTGAGTGTGCCGATCATACTGAAAGACGTAAAAGCAAACGGCTATCAACTCGATAAATTTTTTGAATAA
- a CDS encoding carbohydrate kinase family protein translates to MTDKVLICGSVAFDTITVFEGHFKDHILADSIQSLSVSFFVPTMRKEYGGCAGNIAYNLNLLGGSPVPVGTVGSDAADYIVYMQQLGIDTSLVRVLPDMYTPQCFITTDLDNNQIASFHPGAMMRSAENDLSGHEAAWAIVAPDAKDAMFAHARRLRTQNTPFIFDLGQAMPLFSGEDLGEMLQLAQILTANDYEASIIEQRTGRSMADIAQGMQAVVVTRGAEGATLYTDGTETHIESVKVDQVVDPTGCGDAHRAGLLYGLTQHWSLVDACRLANVMGSFKIASKGPQNHRPLRAEISAVLKQCYGLNLLDQNSGH, encoded by the coding sequence ATGACTGACAAGGTTCTTATCTGCGGTTCAGTGGCTTTCGATACCATTACGGTGTTCGAAGGGCATTTCAAAGATCACATTCTGGCTGACAGCATACAGTCGCTTAGTGTGTCGTTCTTTGTGCCCACCATGCGCAAAGAGTACGGTGGTTGTGCAGGCAATATTGCCTATAACCTGAACCTTCTGGGTGGCAGCCCGGTGCCTGTGGGCACGGTGGGGTCGGATGCCGCAGACTATATCGTATACATGCAGCAGTTGGGCATTGATACCAGCCTGGTACGTGTCCTGCCCGATATGTATACACCGCAATGCTTTATTACCACTGACCTGGACAACAACCAGATTGCGTCGTTTCACCCAGGTGCAATGATGCGCTCAGCGGAAAACGATTTAAGCGGGCACGAAGCCGCCTGGGCGATTGTGGCGCCCGATGCCAAAGATGCCATGTTTGCTCATGCCCGTCGCCTGCGCACCCAGAACACGCCTTTCATTTTCGATCTTGGTCAGGCCATGCCACTGTTTTCGGGCGAAGACCTGGGCGAAATGCTGCAGCTGGCCCAGATATTGACTGCCAATGACTACGAAGCCAGCATTATTGAACAGCGCACCGGGCGCAGCATGGCGGATATTGCCCAAGGCATGCAGGCGGTAGTGGTGACGCGGGGTGCTGAAGGCGCCACACTTTATACTGATGGCACTGAAACGCACATAGAGTCGGTCAAAGTTGACCAGGTCGTGGACCCGACCGGCTGCGGCGACGCACATCGTGCCGGCTTGCTGTATGGGCTTACACAGCACTGGTCTTTGGTCGATGCTTGCCGCTTGGCTAACGTGATGGGTAGCTTTAAAATTGCCTCAAAGGGGCCGCAGAATCATCGCCCCTTGCGTGCCGAGATCAGTGCTGTCCTGAAGCAATGCTATGGTCTGAATTTGCTGGATCAAAACTCAGGCCATTGA
- a CDS encoding ribonucleotide-diphosphate reductase subunit beta, with product MLNWDDTPATPSAAPSSSNVNPAPHQQQNGLNDAMAPTPAAAGSTADGSGRVRAADKRIINGKTDVNQLVPFKYKWAWEKYLATCANHWMPQEINMSRDISLWKNPNGLTEDERRIVKRNLGFFVTADSLAANNIVLGTYRHITAPECRQFLLRQAFEEAIHTHAYQYIVESLDLDEAEIFNAYNEVPSIRAKDEFLIPFIDAIADPHFQTGTPEADQTLLKSLIVFACLMEGLFFYVGFTQILALGRQNKMTGAAEQYMYILRDESMHCNFGIDLINTIKLENPHLWTAEFREELRELFKKAVDLEYAYAEDTMPRGVLGLNASMFKSYLRFIANRRCQQIGLEPLFGQEENPFPWMAEMIDLKKERNFFETRVIEYQTGGALSWE from the coding sequence ATGTTGAATTGGGACGACACACCCGCTACGCCAAGCGCAGCACCATCAAGCAGTAACGTGAACCCTGCACCGCATCAGCAGCAAAATGGCCTGAACGATGCCATGGCTCCAACACCAGCTGCGGCAGGAAGCACGGCCGACGGCTCGGGCCGCGTGCGCGCCGCCGACAAACGCATCATCAACGGCAAGACCGACGTCAACCAACTGGTGCCTTTCAAATACAAATGGGCTTGGGAAAAGTATCTGGCCACTTGCGCCAATCACTGGATGCCGCAAGAAATCAATATGTCGCGCGACATCTCGCTCTGGAAAAACCCGAACGGCCTCACTGAAGACGAGCGCCGTATCGTCAAGCGCAACCTTGGCTTCTTTGTCACCGCCGACTCGCTGGCCGCCAACAACATAGTGCTGGGTACATACCGGCACATCACAGCGCCAGAGTGCCGCCAGTTTCTGCTGCGTCAGGCGTTTGAAGAAGCCATACACACGCACGCCTACCAATACATTGTTGAAAGCCTTGACCTCGACGAAGCAGAGATCTTCAATGCCTACAACGAAGTGCCTTCCATCCGCGCCAAAGATGAATTCCTGATCCCGTTCATCGACGCGATTGCCGATCCTCACTTCCAGACCGGCACACCGGAAGCCGATCAAACCTTGCTTAAATCACTGATTGTTTTTGCATGCCTGATGGAGGGTCTGTTCTTTTATGTTGGTTTTACGCAAATACTTGCATTGGGTCGTCAGAACAAAATGACAGGCGCCGCCGAACAGTACATGTACATACTTCGCGATGAATCCATGCACTGCAATTTCGGTATTGATCTGATCAACACAATCAAACTCGAGAACCCGCATTTGTGGACAGCCGAGTTTCGCGAAGAGCTGCGCGAATTGTTCAAAAAGGCTGTAGACCTTGAATATGCTTACGCTGAAGACACCATGCCTCGTGGCGTGCTTGGTTTGAATGCCTCGATGTTCAAATCATATTTGCGTTTTATTGCCAATCGACGTTGCCAGCAAATCGGCCTCGAACCTCTTTTTGGGCAAGAAGAAAATCCTTTCCCATGGATGGCCGAAATGATCGATCTGAAAAAAGAACGCAACTTTTTCGAGACTCGAGTCATTGAATATCAGACCGGCGGAGCCTTAAGCTGGGAATAA
- a CDS encoding glycine zipper 2TM domain-containing protein — translation MSSFYLSPVGGRPARLLVMAALAGSLAVLAGCANDTASSSVYSYGQAQREQIVRLGTVESVRSITIQKDQTSGAGVVAGGALGGVAASTIGGGTGQVLATIGGGILGAMAGNAVENQMGKTQGLEIIVRLDNGETRVVAQAADVAISAGQRVRLISGNGPTRVVPM, via the coding sequence ATGAGTTCATTTTATCTATCGCCCGTAGGCGGGCGTCCAGCTCGCCTCCTTGTCATGGCTGCATTGGCTGGTTCTTTGGCTGTGTTGGCCGGGTGTGCCAACGATACAGCCTCGTCGTCTGTCTATAGCTATGGGCAAGCCCAGCGCGAACAAATTGTGCGTCTGGGCACGGTTGAGTCCGTACGCAGCATCACCATTCAAAAAGATCAAACCAGCGGCGCTGGCGTTGTGGCCGGCGGTGCGCTGGGCGGGGTGGCTGCCAGCACCATAGGCGGCGGCACCGGCCAGGTTCTGGCAACCATAGGTGGCGGCATACTGGGCGCCATGGCGGGCAATGCCGTTGAAAACCAGATGGGCAAGACTCAGGGGCTGGAAATCATCGTCAGGCTCGATAACGGCGAAACCCGGGTGGTTGCACAGGCCGCTGACGTAGCCATCAGCGCAGGACAGCGTGTGCGCCTGATCAGCGGTAATGGCCCGACCCGTGTCGTGCCTATGTAG
- the prmA gene encoding 50S ribosomal protein L11 methyltransferase, whose translation MRELVLNCLEAQAEALSDLLLEAGVLSVSVEDADGDTDAESPLFGEPGLEPDVQAWHRNRLVALLPDGLDPALIIEQLRESGLVDYQDDEWSLREVPDADWVRLTQAQFQPIQVGERIWIVPSWHRDNPDVPARQDGESIAIHIELDPGLAFGTGSHPTTHLCLEWLSAHLQGGETLLDYGCGSGILAIAAKMLGAGSTHAVDIDEQAVQSTRYNAQVNKVALDAMLPDGLSDGQYQVVVANILSNPLKVLAPMLSNRVQADGHLVLSGVLERQADEVAQAYAPWLAMSVWQARDGWVCLHGRRVA comes from the coding sequence ATGCGCGAACTCGTGCTGAATTGTCTGGAGGCGCAGGCCGAGGCTTTGTCCGATCTCTTGCTCGAGGCCGGTGTGCTGTCGGTTTCGGTGGAAGACGCCGATGGCGATACTGACGCCGAAAGCCCTCTGTTTGGCGAGCCTGGTCTAGAACCTGATGTTCAAGCCTGGCATCGCAATCGCCTGGTAGCCTTATTGCCCGATGGGCTGGACCCGGCGCTGATCATTGAACAGTTGCGCGAGTCCGGCCTGGTTGACTACCAGGACGATGAGTGGAGCCTGCGCGAGGTGCCTGACGCAGATTGGGTTCGCCTGACGCAAGCCCAGTTCCAGCCCATACAAGTGGGTGAGCGCATTTGGATCGTGCCTAGCTGGCATCGCGACAATCCCGATGTTCCGGCCAGGCAAGACGGCGAAAGCATCGCCATACACATCGAGCTGGATCCCGGGCTGGCATTCGGTACCGGCAGCCACCCCACCACGCATCTTTGCTTGGAATGGCTGTCTGCCCATCTGCAGGGCGGGGAAACGCTGCTCGACTATGGCTGCGGTTCAGGCATTTTGGCCATTGCGGCCAAAATGCTGGGTGCAGGAAGCACCCATGCCGTCGACATCGACGAGCAGGCGGTTCAATCGACTCGTTACAATGCTCAGGTGAATAAGGTGGCTCTTGATGCTATGCTGCCTGATGGGCTTTCCGACGGGCAGTATCAGGTTGTCGTGGCCAATATCCTGTCTAACCCGCTAAAGGTGCTCGCACCCATGTTGTCCAACCGCGTGCAAGCCGATGGCCATCTGGTGCTGTCGGGCGTGCTCGAACGGCAGGCCGACGAAGTCGCGCAAGCTTATGCGCCATGGCTGGCAATGAGCGTCTGGCAGGCCCGCGATGGCTGGGTATGTCTTCATGGACGCCGTGTTGCCTGA
- a CDS encoding histone H1-like DNA-binding protein gives MATAKKAAKKAVAKKTAPAKKATPAKKAAVKKPVAAKKAVAKKAPAKKVVAKKAPAKKAVAKKAVAKKAPAKKVVAKKAPAKKAVAKKTVAKKAVAKKVVAKKAPAKKAVAKKAVAKKAVAKKAPAKKAPAKKAVAKKAVAKKAPAKKAPAKKAVAKKAAPAAKKAPAKKAVAKKAPAKKAVAPKKPSAKAAAKAAKASNPASDAKKTINPAASWPFPTGGRP, from the coding sequence ATGGCAACAGCCAAAAAGGCCGCCAAGAAAGCGGTAGCTAAAAAAACTGCACCCGCCAAAAAGGCAACACCCGCCAAGAAAGCCGCAGTAAAGAAACCCGTAGCAGCAAAGAAAGCAGTCGCTAAAAAAGCGCCAGCTAAAAAAGTCGTTGCTAAAAAAGCACCTGCCAAAAAAGCTGTAGCCAAGAAAGCTGTCGCCAAAAAAGCACCCGCAAAGAAAGTCGTTGCTAAAAAAGCACCTGCCAAAAAAGCGGTTGCCAAAAAGACAGTAGCCAAGAAAGCCGTCGCTAAAAAAGTGGTCGCCAAAAAAGCACCTGCTAAAAAAGCCGTTGCCAAGAAGGCGGTAGCCAAGAAAGCCGTGGCTAAAAAAGCACCTGCAAAGAAAGCGCCAGCCAAAAAGGCCGTCGCTAAAAAAGCAGTCGCTAAAAAAGCCCCAGCAAAGAAAGCACCTGCCAAAAAAGCGGTAGCGAAAAAGGCCGCTCCGGCAGCCAAGAAGGCTCCCGCAAAAAAAGCAGTCGCTAAAAAGGCGCCAGCCAAAAAGGCGGTAGCCCCAAAAAAACCTAGCGCCAAAGCTGCCGCCAAGGCAGCCAAGGCAAGCAACCCGGCATCCGACGCAAAGAAAACCATTAATCCCGCAGCATCGTGGCCTTTCCCCACGGGCGGCCGCCCCTGA
- the accB gene encoding acetyl-CoA carboxylase biotin carboxyl carrier protein — MDLRKLKTLIDLVADSGIAELEITEGEGKVRIVKFSQSVQPVTYAPEAAAPVAAAPVPAAAAAPAAPAGHAVKAPMVGTFYRAPNPGASPFVEVGQAVKEGEPLCIIEAMKLLNEIEADKSGVIKEILVENGEPVEYGQPLFVIG; from the coding sequence ATGGATCTAAGAAAACTGAAAACCTTGATTGACCTCGTCGCAGACTCCGGTATTGCCGAGCTCGAAATCACCGAGGGCGAAGGCAAGGTCAGAATCGTCAAATTCTCGCAATCCGTGCAGCCTGTTACCTATGCTCCCGAAGCGGCGGCCCCGGTTGCCGCGGCGCCGGTGCCGGCAGCAGCGGCTGCTCCTGCAGCGCCGGCCGGTCATGCCGTCAAGGCGCCCATGGTGGGTACTTTCTACCGCGCTCCGAATCCCGGCGCATCGCCCTTTGTCGAGGTTGGCCAGGCTGTCAAAGAGGGCGAGCCGCTGTGCATTATTGAAGCCATGAAGCTGCTCAATGAAATCGAAGCCGACAAGTCGGGAGTCATCAAGGAAATCCTGGTTGAGAACGGCGAGCCGGTTGAATATGGCCAACCTCTGTTTGTAATTGGTTAA
- a CDS encoding YggT family protein, translating to MLNNVLHFIISIVFSLFGISLLVRAWIYAIRLHPFNPYSQGVLRLSNWLIQPLRKIIAPGNRIDWPSLVACWLTAFVFLLLTWTLLTGMLPSVQSLLPALLAAFLTMLKWAFNLILWATLIQAILSWVNPLAPVMSVLHTLTAPLLDPIRRIMPNLGGLDLSPLVLLVLAQVAMMVLQHFAFSLFGV from the coding sequence ATGTTAAACAACGTCCTTCATTTCATTATCAGCATTGTTTTCTCTTTGTTCGGCATATCCCTGCTCGTCCGAGCCTGGATCTACGCAATACGCCTGCATCCGTTCAATCCTTATTCGCAGGGGGTGCTGCGCCTCAGCAATTGGCTGATTCAACCTCTGCGCAAGATTATCGCGCCGGGTAATCGCATAGACTGGCCCAGCCTGGTGGCCTGCTGGCTGACAGCATTCGTTTTCCTGCTACTGACCTGGACGCTGCTTACCGGCATGCTGCCCTCTGTGCAAAGCCTGCTACCAGCACTCCTTGCAGCATTCCTGACCATGCTCAAATGGGCATTCAACCTGATCTTGTGGGCTACGCTGATTCAGGCCATATTGTCTTGGGTCAATCCGCTGGCTCCTGTCATGTCAGTACTCCATACACTGACAGCGCCTTTGCTGGACCCCATACGGCGTATCATGCCCAATCTTGGCGGGCTGGATCTTTCACCACTGGTGCTGCTGGTTCTGGCGCAAGTGGCCATGATGGTGTTGCAGCATTTTGCGTTTTCGCTCTTTGGCGTATAA
- the accC gene encoding acetyl-CoA carboxylase biotin carboxylase subunit, which produces MFEKILIANRGEIALRIQRACRELGIKTVVVHSEADRDAKYVRLADESVCIGPAPARDSYLNMPAIISAAEVTDSEAIHPGYGFLAENADFAERVEKSGFVFIGPRPESIRIMGDKVCAKQAMIEAGVPVVPGSEGALPEDPDEIFRIAREVGYPVIIKAAGGGGGRGMRVVYTEAALQNAVAMTRNEAGAAFNNPEVYMEKFLENPRHIEIQILADGVRNAIWLGERDCSMQRRHQKVIEEAPAPGIARRLIERIGERCADACRKMNYRGAGTFEFLYENGEFFFIEMNTRIQVEHTITEMVTGIDLVQQQIKIAAGEKFLLRQRDVVFKGHAIECRINAEDPFKFTPSPGRITNWHTPGGPGVRMDSHVFAGYTVPPNYDSMIAKLITYGDTREQAIARMEIALSEMVVEGVQTNIPLHRELMQDARFVEGGTSIHYLEHKLSQRP; this is translated from the coding sequence ATGTTTGAAAAAATCCTCATAGCCAATCGCGGCGAAATCGCTTTACGCATTCAGCGCGCCTGCCGCGAGCTTGGCATCAAGACGGTAGTCGTTCACTCCGAAGCCGACCGCGACGCCAAGTATGTGCGCCTGGCCGACGAGTCGGTGTGCATAGGCCCGGCCCCGGCCCGCGATAGCTACTTGAACATGCCAGCCATCATTTCGGCGGCCGAGGTCACCGATTCCGAAGCCATCCACCCTGGTTATGGTTTCCTGGCTGAAAATGCCGATTTCGCCGAGCGCGTCGAGAAAAGCGGTTTTGTATTTATCGGCCCTCGTCCCGAGTCCATTCGCATCATGGGCGACAAGGTCTGCGCCAAGCAAGCCATGATCGAAGCGGGCGTACCCGTCGTACCCGGCTCCGAAGGCGCCCTGCCAGAGGATCCTGACGAGATTTTTCGTATCGCGCGCGAGGTCGGCTACCCTGTCATTATCAAGGCCGCTGGCGGTGGTGGCGGCCGCGGCATGCGTGTGGTGTACACCGAAGCAGCCCTACAGAATGCCGTTGCCATGACCCGCAACGAGGCTGGCGCAGCGTTCAATAATCCAGAAGTCTATATGGAGAAGTTCCTCGAGAACCCTCGCCATATTGAAATCCAGATTCTGGCCGATGGCGTCCGCAACGCCATCTGGCTGGGTGAGCGCGACTGCTCCATGCAACGGCGCCACCAGAAGGTCATTGAAGAGGCTCCCGCTCCGGGTATTGCACGGCGTCTTATCGAGCGCATAGGCGAACGCTGCGCTGATGCCTGCCGCAAGATGAATTATCGCGGTGCTGGCACCTTTGAGTTTCTGTACGAAAACGGCGAGTTCTTTTTCATTGAAATGAACACCCGCATTCAGGTCGAGCACACCATCACCGAAATGGTTACGGGCATTGACCTTGTGCAGCAGCAAATCAAGATCGCCGCCGGCGAAAAATTCCTTTTGCGCCAGCGCGATGTGGTCTTCAAGGGCCATGCCATCGAGTGTCGCATCAACGCCGAAGACCCGTTCAAGTTCACGCCCAGCCCCGGTCGCATCACCAACTGGCATACGCCGGGCGGGCCGGGCGTGCGCATGGATTCGCACGTATTCGCGGGCTACACCGTGCCTCCCAACTACGACTCCATGATCGCCAAGCTCATTACTTATGGCGATACCCGCGAGCAGGCCATTGCCCGCATGGAAATCGCGTTGTCTGAAATGGTGGTCGAAGGGGTGCAAACCAACATTCCGCTGCATCGCGAGCTTATGCAAGATGCACGTTTTGTTGAAGGCGGCACCAGCATTCACTACCTGGAGCACAAGCTGTCGCAGCGCCCCTAA
- a CDS encoding ribonucleoside-diphosphate reductase subunit alpha has protein sequence MQTTQIPESGTAALRHPTTPAPAENSSDKPWNNFHIIRRNGVVVGFEPGKIAIAMTKAFLAVNGGQGAASARVRELVETLTAQVVNALVRNRPSGGTFHIEEIQDQVELTLMRSGEHDVARAYVLYREKRSQERAQSTPAPAATDQTIIHVTDNGVQCPLDLARLRATITEAGLNLPHNIDAEAILKETVKNIYDGIPVDEVFKSAILSARAMVENDPSYSQVTARLLLHTIRKEVLGEEVSQSDMATRYAEYFPQFLKAGIEGGLLDEKLAQFDLPKLAAALKAERDLQFNYLGLQTLYDRYFLHLRGRRIELPQVFFMRVAMGLALNEINREERAIEFYEILSSFDFMSSTPTLFNSGTLHSQLSSCYLTTVSDDLAGIYDAIKENALLAKYAGGLGNDWTPVRALRSHIKGTNGESQGVVPFLKVVNDTAVAVNQGGKRKGAVCAYLETWHLDIEEFLELRKNTGDERRRTHDMNTANWIPDLFMKRVMENGEWTLFSPSDAPDLHDKYGKDFEEAYLGYEDKVARGELPLFKKVPANMLWRKMLSMLFETGHPWITFKDPCNIRSPQQHVGVVHSSNLCTEITLNTNDSEIAVCNLGSVNLAAHLKQDANGQYVLDHEKLERTIGIAMRMLDNVIDINYYAVPKARNSNVRHRPVGMGVMGFQDCLHMMRVPFASDDAVEFSDRSMEAACYYAYWASSKLAAERGHYASFKGSLWDRGILPQDTLALLREERGGYVEVDDSSTLDWDSLRAHIKQHGMRNSNCVAIAPTATISNIIGVSPCIEPNYRNLYVKSNLSGEFTVVNDYLVRDLKERKLWDEVMVSDLKYFDGSLARIDRIPADLRKLYATAFEVDPTWVVECAARRSKWIDQAQSLNIFMAGVSGKKLDDIYKLAWVRGLKTTYYLRSIGATNAEKSTGRGGELNAVASGSTSPVAAAAAPAVAALPEAEVLGAVCTMRPGDEGFEECEACQ, from the coding sequence ATGCAGACCACACAAATACCCGAGTCCGGCACCGCCGCCCTTCGCCATCCAACGACTCCAGCCCCGGCCGAAAACAGTAGCGACAAGCCATGGAACAATTTCCATATCATCCGTCGCAATGGGGTTGTCGTGGGTTTCGAACCCGGTAAGATCGCCATCGCCATGACCAAGGCCTTTCTGGCCGTCAACGGTGGGCAAGGCGCCGCCTCCGCTCGTGTACGCGAACTGGTCGAAACGCTGACTGCACAAGTCGTCAATGCGCTGGTGCGCAACCGTCCCAGCGGTGGCACCTTCCATATAGAAGAGATCCAGGACCAGGTCGAACTGACCCTGATGCGCTCGGGCGAACACGACGTGGCGCGCGCCTATGTGCTGTATCGCGAAAAGCGCTCGCAAGAGCGTGCACAGAGCACACCAGCCCCTGCCGCAACCGATCAGACCATCATCCATGTCACCGACAACGGCGTCCAATGCCCGCTGGACCTGGCACGCCTGCGCGCCACCATTACCGAGGCAGGCCTGAATCTGCCGCACAACATCGATGCCGAAGCCATCCTCAAGGAAACGGTCAAGAACATCTACGACGGCATCCCCGTCGATGAGGTCTTCAAGTCGGCCATTTTGTCGGCTCGCGCCATGGTCGAAAACGACCCGTCGTACAGCCAGGTCACAGCAAGGCTGCTGCTGCACACGATCCGCAAGGAAGTCCTGGGTGAAGAGGTCTCCCAGTCCGATATGGCTACCCGCTATGCCGAATACTTCCCACAGTTTCTGAAAGCCGGCATCGAAGGCGGCCTGCTCGACGAAAAACTCGCTCAGTTCGACCTGCCCAAGCTGGCCGCCGCCCTGAAGGCCGAACGTGATCTGCAATTCAACTACCTGGGCCTGCAAACCCTATACGACCGCTACTTCCTGCACCTGCGCGGCCGCCGCATCGAGCTGCCACAGGTATTTTTCATGCGTGTCGCCATGGGCTTGGCGCTTAACGAAATCAACCGTGAAGAGCGCGCGATCGAATTCTACGAAATTCTTTCGTCCTTCGATTTCATGAGCTCCACACCCACCCTGTTCAATTCGGGCACCTTGCATTCACAGCTGTCGTCCTGCTACCTGACCACCGTCTCCGACGATCTGGCCGGCATTTACGATGCCATCAAAGAGAATGCCCTGCTGGCCAAGTATGCTGGCGGCCTGGGCAACGACTGGACACCCGTTCGTGCCCTGCGCAGCCACATCAAAGGCACCAACGGCGAAAGCCAGGGCGTCGTGCCCTTCCTTAAAGTCGTCAACGATACCGCCGTTGCCGTCAACCAGGGCGGTAAGCGCAAAGGCGCGGTCTGCGCCTATCTTGAAACCTGGCACCTCGATATCGAAGAGTTCCTGGAACTGCGCAAAAACACCGGCGATGAACGCCGTCGCACGCACGACATGAACACGGCCAACTGGATTCCCGACCTGTTCATGAAACGCGTCATGGAAAACGGTGAATGGACGTTGTTTTCGCCCTCCGATGCCCCCGACCTTCACGACAAGTACGGAAAAGACTTCGAAGAAGCCTACCTGGGCTACGAAGACAAAGTGGCGCGTGGCGAACTGCCTCTGTTCAAGAAGGTTCCCGCCAACATGTTGTGGCGCAAGATGCTGTCCATGCTGTTTGAAACCGGCCACCCATGGATCACCTTCAAGGATCCTTGCAACATCCGTTCGCCCCAACAGCATGTCGGCGTCGTCCACAGCTCCAATCTGTGCACTGAAATCACGCTCAACACCAACGACTCTGAAATCGCCGTGTGCAACCTGGGCTCCGTCAACCTGGCCGCTCACCTCAAGCAAGATGCGAACGGCCAGTACGTCCTTGATCACGAAAAACTCGAGCGCACCATTGGCATTGCCATGCGCATGCTCGACAACGTCATCGACATCAACTATTACGCTGTACCCAAGGCGCGCAACTCCAACGTACGTCACCGCCCGGTGGGCATGGGGGTCATGGGCTTCCAGGACTGCCTGCACATGATGCGCGTACCGTTTGCCTCTGACGACGCTGTTGAGTTCTCCGACCGCTCCATGGAAGCCGCTTGCTACTACGCCTACTGGGCGTCCAGCAAGCTGGCGGCAGAACGCGGCCACTATGCCAGCTTCAAGGGTTCATTGTGGGATCGCGGCATTCTTCCGCAAGATACGCTGGCCCTGCTGCGCGAAGAACGCGGCGGCTATGTCGAAGTGGATGACAGCAGCACGCTCGACTGGGACTCCTTGCGCGCGCATATCAAGCAGCACGGCATGCGCAACTCGAACTGCGTTGCCATTGCACCTACGGCAACCATCTCGAACATCATCGGGGTCTCGCCATGCATAGAACCCAACTACCGCAATCTGTACGTCAAGTCCAACCTGTCGGGCGAGTTCACCGTGGTCAACGATTACCTGGTGCGCGATCTGAAAGAACGCAAACTGTGGGACGAAGTCATGGTGTCCGACCTTAAATATTTTGACGGCAGCCTGGCACGTATCGACCGCATCCCCGCCGACCTGCGCAAGCTCTACGCAACCGCCTTCGAAGTCGATCCCACCTGGGTCGTCGAATGCGCGGCGCGTCGTTCCAAATGGATAGACCAGGCGCAGTCGCTCAATATATTCATGGCCGGCGTCTCGGGCAAGAAACTTGACGACATCTACAAGCTGGCCTGGGTGCGCGGCTTGAAGACAACCTACTACCTGCGCTCCATCGGCGCCACCAATGCCGAAAAATCAACCGGTCGCGGCGGCGAGCTCAATGCCGTGGCTTCAGGCAGCACTAGCCCGGTAGCCGCAGCGGCCGCCCCTGCCGTGGCGGCATTGCCCGAAGCAGAAGTGCTGGGCGCCGTGTGCACTATGCGCCCCGGCGACGAAGGCTTTGAAGAATGCGAAGCCTGCCAATAA